In Ruminiclostridium papyrosolvens DSM 2782, the following proteins share a genomic window:
- a CDS encoding ABC transporter ATP-binding protein has translation MIAINNLTKSYSKFKAVDGISLTAKPGEITILLGPNGAGKSTTIKSIAGLLKFEGEITILGFPNKTVDAKKVFGYIPETPALYDLLTPMEHAEFIAKAYKMDKDWEDKIKVIFERLEIYDKKDKYVRELSKGMTQKLSIALAMLIEPKAVLFDEPLVGLDPKAINEVLKIFCELKEQGKSILVSTHIIDTINDVWDRAYIMNKGKIVSQITKEELDGRDLKTIFFELTGEEEECRQ, from the coding sequence ATGATTGCAATAAACAATCTTACAAAAAGCTATAGTAAGTTCAAAGCGGTAGATGGAATTTCATTGACTGCAAAACCGGGTGAAATAACTATACTTCTGGGACCTAACGGCGCAGGAAAATCCACAACAATTAAGAGTATTGCCGGGCTTCTGAAATTCGAAGGTGAAATAACAATTTTGGGTTTCCCAAACAAAACAGTAGATGCAAAGAAGGTCTTCGGGTACATTCCCGAAACTCCTGCTTTGTACGATTTGCTCACTCCCATGGAACATGCAGAATTTATTGCCAAAGCTTACAAAATGGATAAGGATTGGGAGGACAAGATAAAAGTAATATTTGAAAGACTTGAGATATATGATAAAAAGGACAAATACGTTAGGGAGCTTTCAAAAGGTATGACGCAGAAGCTTAGTATTGCACTGGCTATGCTTATAGAGCCCAAAGCGGTACTTTTTGACGAGCCTTTGGTCGGTCTTGACCCCAAAGCAATAAATGAGGTTTTAAAAATATTCTGTGAGCTTAAAGAGCAGGGAAAGAGTATTCTGGTCAGCACTCATATAATTGATACTATAAATGATGTTTGGGACAGAGCATATATTATGAATAAAGGTAAAATAGTTTCACAAATTACGAAAGAGGAGCTTGACGGAAGGGATTTAAAAACAATATTCTTTGAACTCACCGGGGAGGAAGAAGAATGCAGGCAATAA
- a CDS encoding AraC family transcriptional regulator — MEKEPGIKRGYLEDDFKFFHLKDRNNIQFEHHYHDFNKIIIFLLGDVIYNIEGKNYKLKPWDVLFVPANQVHKPIIAPDRDYERIVIWINNRFLEEHGNCDNDLLTCFNMARDKKHLVRLGVNSLNNIKPILVNLEKELKKITFGSGILANALFVQFMVYINRLFLKPDKQVEDIEVEFDEQIQKVIHFINENLSGDLSIATLSERFYINKYYLMHKFKANTGFSIHSYVNNKRLQKSAALIKSGKAPSDAAGECGFNDYSSFVRTFSKMYGMSPRKYGKSTLEHPVNSFQVEG, encoded by the coding sequence ATGGAAAAGGAGCCGGGTATCAAAAGAGGCTATCTGGAGGATGATTTTAAATTCTTTCACTTGAAGGACAGAAACAATATTCAGTTTGAACACCATTATCACGATTTTAATAAAATAATAATATTTTTACTTGGTGACGTTATATACAATATAGAAGGTAAAAACTATAAACTCAAACCTTGGGATGTACTTTTTGTTCCGGCAAATCAGGTACATAAGCCTATAATAGCACCTGACCGTGACTATGAAAGAATAGTTATATGGATAAACAATAGATTTTTAGAGGAGCATGGAAATTGCGATAATGATCTTCTGACATGCTTTAACATGGCCAGAGACAAAAAGCATTTGGTGAGGTTGGGTGTTAATTCCCTTAATAATATTAAGCCTATATTGGTGAATCTTGAAAAAGAGCTTAAAAAAATAACCTTCGGTTCGGGTATTCTTGCAAATGCACTTTTCGTGCAATTCATGGTATACATAAACAGATTATTTTTAAAGCCGGATAAACAAGTAGAGGACATAGAAGTAGAGTTTGATGAACAGATTCAGAAGGTAATACACTTTATTAATGAGAACCTGTCAGGGGATCTGAGCATAGCAACTCTATCCGAAAGGTTCTACATTAACAAGTATTATCTGATGCATAAATTCAAGGCTAACACAGGGTTCTCAATCCATAGTTACGTAAATAACAAGAGGCTTCAAAAAAGTGCTGCTCTTATAAAGTCGGGAAAAGCTCCCTCTGATGCAGCAGGAGAATGCGGATTTAACGACTATTCAAGCTTTGTACGCACTTTTTCCAAAATGTACGGTATGTCTCCCAGAAAATATGGCAAGTCTACCCTTGAGCACCCTGTTAACAGCTTTCAGGTTGAGGGATGA
- a CDS encoding ABC transporter permease produces the protein MKEFLEVFKYTFRENARKKSFIVSTVLIIIIVIAAMIIPAAISNSKSSGKDNPKEQTQTDSKNIKTVYFVDKTGIFEQGINDLQKQMSDYKLEKVADDKEEGLKTQIKDKGESYMIVVSLKENLPNVEYFTKQYGSGPSPEVISKVLKNIYVTTMLKGENVSQDVIAKTLSDLNVKVNELGSSKIGGYISSIFIVIILFFAIYFYGYGVAMSVASEKTSRVMELLITSVKPSRIIFGKTAGMGVLGLIQLALIIGVGAFTYKTVFPSDFTIGGMKLDFSGFTPFSLAMVIIYFILGYTLYALMYAVVGATVSKAEDVNSAIMPMSFIALIAFYFSYGTFAVPNSTAAKVASLIPFTSPFSIPSRLVTADVPLWQIGLSLGILLISIAFVAMISVKLYSFAVLHYGDRLKIGKLLKFSKENKDAVVK, from the coding sequence ATGAAAGAATTTTTAGAAGTTTTTAAGTATACATTCAGAGAGAATGCACGGAAAAAATCATTTATTGTATCAACGGTATTGATTATTATAATAGTTATAGCAGCTATGATAATACCGGCTGCAATTTCCAATAGTAAATCCTCGGGCAAGGACAATCCGAAAGAGCAAACACAGACAGACTCCAAGAATATCAAAACAGTGTATTTTGTTGATAAAACAGGAATATTTGAACAGGGAATAAATGATTTACAGAAGCAAATGTCAGACTATAAGCTTGAAAAAGTAGCTGACGATAAAGAGGAAGGTCTGAAAACTCAGATAAAGGATAAGGGTGAGAGCTATATGATAGTTGTCAGTCTCAAAGAAAACCTTCCGAATGTAGAGTACTTTACAAAGCAGTATGGCAGCGGCCCTAGCCCTGAAGTGATAAGCAAGGTACTCAAGAATATTTACGTGACAACCATGCTAAAAGGTGAAAATGTTTCACAAGATGTTATTGCAAAAACTTTATCAGATTTAAATGTCAAAGTAAATGAATTGGGCAGCAGTAAAATAGGAGGATATATCTCCAGTATATTTATAGTAATAATATTGTTCTTTGCAATATACTTCTATGGCTATGGAGTAGCAATGTCAGTTGCATCAGAAAAGACCTCCAGAGTTATGGAGCTTCTGATAACTTCCGTGAAGCCTTCAAGAATAATATTCGGAAAAACGGCAGGTATGGGAGTGCTGGGACTTATACAGCTTGCATTGATAATAGGGGTTGGCGCTTTCACGTATAAGACTGTATTCCCGTCAGATTTTACTATAGGCGGTATGAAATTGGATTTCTCAGGCTTTACACCCTTTTCACTTGCAATGGTGATAATCTATTTCATACTTGGTTATACACTGTATGCACTTATGTATGCTGTTGTCGGTGCAACCGTAAGCAAAGCGGAAGATGTAAATTCAGCTATAATGCCTATGTCCTTTATAGCATTGATAGCGTTCTACTTCTCATATGGAACATTTGCGGTTCCAAACAGTACTGCTGCAAAAGTAGCTTCATTAATACCATTTACTTCACCATTTTCAATACCATCAAGGCTGGTTACGGCAGATGTACCTTTGTGGCAAATCGGACTGTCCCTGGGAATATTACTTATAAGCATAGCGTTTGTGGCGATGATTTCGGTGAAACTATACTCCTTTGCGGTACTCCATTATGGTGACAGGTTAAAAATAGGAAAACTGCTGAAGTTTTCAAAAGAAAATAAGGATGCTGTCGTTAAATAG
- a CDS encoding PadR family transcriptional regulator, whose protein sequence is MNEKLIKAYLPMSETGFYILLSLNEPRHGYGIILHVKDLTGGRINLGAGTIYGTLTKFEKDSLIEPSGEEDRRKLYRITEKGKWLLEQEMRRIDEMYVNGHEVLGGCNHDKDI, encoded by the coding sequence ATGAATGAAAAACTAATAAAAGCATATTTACCCATGAGTGAAACGGGTTTTTATATTCTGCTTTCACTTAATGAGCCCAGACACGGATATGGAATTATACTTCATGTAAAGGACTTAACCGGGGGCAGGATAAATCTTGGAGCAGGGACTATTTACGGAACCCTTACAAAGTTTGAAAAGGATAGTCTTATTGAGCCTTCAGGAGAAGAGGACAGACGTAAGCTATACAGGATAACTGAGAAGGGTAAATGGCTGCTTGAGCAGGAAATGCGTCGTATAGACGAGATGTATGTGAACGGGCATGAGGTTCTGGGGGGATGCAATCATGATAAAGATATTTAA
- a CDS encoding ABC transporter ATP-binding protein, with translation MSLQVQNVSKKFGEKLAVNDISFEVSEPGVFGLLGTNGAGKTTTIRMILNIVKKDSGSIMWDNKPVERQIINFGYLPEERGLYPKVKVTEQLMYFASLRRISAAKAKKDISYWLERMEASQYANMAAEKLSKGNQQKIQFIASILHDPDLIFMDEPFSGLDPVNTELFKSVIHELISKEKYIIMSSHQMSTVEEFCRDIVILKNGNTVLNGNLKKIKHSYGRNNLLINSDGDIIELAAQEGITKVNTTAAGYEFKISNEEQAYRLLEKILSKRLVLDKFEIREPSLHEIFIEKAGEAK, from the coding sequence TTGAGTTTACAAGTACAAAATGTATCAAAAAAGTTTGGAGAAAAGCTTGCTGTTAACGATATTTCATTTGAAGTAAGCGAGCCGGGTGTGTTTGGGCTGTTAGGTACAAATGGAGCAGGTAAAACCACAACAATAAGAATGATATTGAATATTGTAAAAAAAGATTCGGGAAGCATTATGTGGGATAACAAACCCGTAGAAAGACAGATTATAAATTTTGGATATCTTCCTGAAGAAAGAGGACTTTACCCTAAAGTAAAAGTTACAGAGCAGTTAATGTATTTTGCAAGCTTGAGAAGAATCAGTGCTGCTAAGGCAAAAAAGGACATAAGCTACTGGTTGGAAAGAATGGAAGCAAGCCAATATGCAAATATGGCAGCAGAGAAGCTGTCAAAAGGAAATCAGCAAAAGATACAGTTTATTGCATCTATACTGCATGACCCAGACCTGATATTCATGGATGAACCTTTCAGCGGACTGGACCCTGTAAATACAGAGTTGTTCAAGAGTGTAATACATGAACTTATAAGCAAAGAAAAATATATAATAATGTCAAGTCATCAAATGTCCACAGTAGAGGAATTTTGCAGGGACATAGTAATTCTTAAAAACGGTAACACCGTACTTAACGGAAATCTTAAAAAAATTAAGCACAGCTACGGAAGAAACAATCTGTTAATAAATTCTGATGGAGATATTATTGAACTTGCTGCACAAGAGGGCATTACAAAGGTTAACACCACCGCAGCAGGCTATGAGTTTAAAATATCAAATGAAGAGCAGGCGTACAGATTGCTGGAAAAAATACTTAGCAAAAGGCTTGTGCTTGATAAATTTGAAATAAGAGAGCCATCTCTCCACGAAATATTTATAGAAAAGGCTGGTGAAGCAAAATGA
- a CDS encoding type I phosphomannose isomerase catalytic subunit, which produces MYYPLKFKPVYKKYIWGGRYFQKLGRELPEGLIAESWEVSCHKNGLSVIANGEYAGRTLSELIKADPIGVAGANFPSGCREIPLLIKLIDANDKLSVQVHPDDIYAAVFENAFGKNEMWYIIDAKPNASLVVGLKKNTTKEEFLKAVKENRIEDCLLQVGVMPGDVINIPAGTVHSIGKGIVIAEIQQTSDITYRLFDYNRVDTKGVGRQLHLDKALDVINFKAESRKVKCDGVKLEINNTCFKTIFLANRYFACERYELTGEVTEKSDGSKFYIYIFVEGDGVVETEKESVRVNAGETVFLPAALGEYTISGKLKALKTYIPDIIRDIVNPMKNAGCTNSEILKVLNT; this is translated from the coding sequence ATGTATTATCCTTTAAAATTCAAACCTGTCTACAAAAAATATATCTGGGGAGGCCGGTACTTTCAGAAGCTGGGAAGGGAGCTGCCGGAAGGGTTAATTGCTGAAAGCTGGGAGGTATCCTGTCATAAAAATGGACTTAGCGTCATAGCCAATGGCGAATATGCAGGGAGAACACTCTCCGAGCTTATAAAAGCAGATCCAATCGGTGTTGCAGGAGCAAATTTTCCTTCAGGGTGCAGAGAAATACCTCTGTTGATAAAACTCATAGATGCCAATGATAAACTCTCCGTTCAGGTACATCCCGATGATATATATGCTGCAGTTTTTGAAAATGCCTTTGGAAAAAATGAAATGTGGTATATAATAGATGCAAAACCAAATGCTAGTCTGGTAGTCGGACTTAAAAAAAATACAACCAAAGAGGAATTTTTAAAAGCTGTTAAAGAAAACCGCATTGAAGACTGTCTGTTACAAGTTGGGGTTATGCCCGGAGATGTCATAAATATACCTGCGGGAACAGTTCATTCTATAGGTAAGGGTATAGTAATAGCGGAAATCCAGCAGACTTCAGACATCACTTACAGGCTGTTTGACTACAACAGAGTTGACACAAAAGGAGTCGGACGTCAGCTGCATTTGGATAAAGCACTTGATGTTATTAACTTTAAAGCCGAAAGCCGAAAGGTTAAATGCGATGGTGTAAAGCTTGAAATCAATAATACCTGCTTCAAAACAATATTTTTGGCAAACAGATATTTTGCATGTGAAAGATATGAATTAACTGGAGAGGTTACGGAAAAAAGCGATGGCAGCAAATTCTATATTTACATATTTGTAGAAGGAGATGGAGTCGTTGAAACAGAGAAAGAAAGTGTTAGAGTAAATGCCGGAGAAACAGTATTTCTGCCTGCAGCTTTGGGGGAATACACGATTTCCGGGAAATTAAAGGCTCTAAAAACTTATATACCTGACATAATAAGGGACATTGTTAACCCAATGAAAAATGCAGGCTGTACAAACAGCGAAATATTAAAGGTACTAAACACTTAG
- a CDS encoding bifunctional metallophosphatase/5'-nucleotidase, with translation MRYKILALFAITIIIIIISVFSKTFAYQEAREIKILFTHDIHDHLLPNKGEYNGNTVWTGGYSRLKTAIDKEKADSKNTVLVDAGDYSMGDLFQSLFSTDAPELRIMGQMGYDVTTFGNHEFEFKDTGLSGHLYAAKNSGDKLPQIVTSNIEFPDVKKMNKSSYELQQAMKAYGVKEYTILNKGGIRIGIFGLMGRDADSCRTASEITFDNIVESSKKVVKKLKQEGVDLIVCLSHSGTWEKSSKSEDEILAKKVPEINVIISGHTHTLLQKPIIHGNTVIGSCGEYGNNLGVIELVQTSGKGWSLKDYHLKNIDQSINENIEISQTISKFKDMVQQKYLNYFDLQFDEVLCKSPFSFIATDQIGKKLQEDTLGNLISDGYIYSVKQAEGGAYEPVAVAIAPVGTIRGSFVEGEITVQDAFISSCLGIGPDDISGYPLISVYLTGKELKNLCELDASISPMLSYAQLYMSGISYTFNPNRMMLNRVTEAYLQKHDGTKEKINDKKLYRVVSGLYNAQMLSTVGDRSFGLLPIIPKTRDGKPIKNFNSRIIYTNSGGHTTELKEWLATARYLQSFPKVEGVPQIPYYYNTLHGRKIIDNTNSLGAILGNPNSIAVKLYLLVFAAVAVISAAVLGIVRFVRKRKSNKTAV, from the coding sequence ATGAGGTATAAAATTCTGGCTTTATTTGCAATAACAATCATAATAATTATTATTTCAGTATTTTCAAAAACATTTGCATATCAGGAGGCAAGGGAAATAAAAATTCTATTTACTCATGACATACATGATCACCTGCTTCCAAACAAGGGAGAATATAACGGCAACACTGTCTGGACAGGGGGATATTCAAGACTGAAAACGGCAATTGACAAGGAAAAAGCGGACAGCAAAAATACAGTTCTGGTAGATGCCGGAGACTATTCAATGGGAGATTTATTTCAATCATTGTTTTCAACAGATGCACCGGAGCTTAGAATTATGGGGCAAATGGGTTATGATGTAACCACATTTGGCAATCATGAATTTGAATTTAAAGATACCGGTCTGTCCGGTCATTTGTATGCTGCAAAAAACAGTGGTGACAAACTTCCTCAGATAGTCACCTCGAATATTGAATTTCCGGATGTGAAAAAAATGAATAAATCCTCCTATGAGCTGCAGCAGGCAATGAAAGCATATGGAGTGAAAGAATATACTATTCTCAACAAAGGAGGAATCAGGATTGGTATATTCGGCCTTATGGGAAGGGACGCTGACAGTTGCAGAACAGCCTCGGAGATTACCTTTGATAATATTGTTGAGAGTTCAAAAAAAGTGGTAAAAAAGCTCAAACAGGAGGGCGTAGACCTTATAGTATGCCTTTCTCACTCAGGTACATGGGAAAAGTCTTCAAAATCAGAGGATGAAATACTTGCAAAGAAGGTTCCTGAAATTAATGTTATAATAAGCGGACACACACATACCCTTTTACAAAAGCCTATTATACATGGAAATACTGTAATCGGTTCCTGTGGCGAATATGGAAATAATCTGGGAGTTATTGAACTTGTTCAGACTTCCGGCAAAGGATGGTCGCTAAAGGATTACCATTTGAAGAATATTGACCAATCAATTAATGAGAACATAGAAATTTCCCAAACCATAAGCAAATTCAAGGATATGGTTCAGCAAAAATATCTTAATTATTTTGACTTGCAATTTGATGAAGTTTTGTGCAAGTCTCCTTTTAGTTTCATTGCTACTGACCAAATAGGAAAAAAACTGCAAGAGGATACCTTGGGGAACCTTATTTCCGACGGATATATTTATTCCGTCAAGCAGGCGGAGGGGGGAGCCTACGAACCTGTAGCTGTTGCTATTGCACCTGTGGGAACAATTAGAGGCTCTTTTGTAGAGGGTGAAATAACCGTACAGGATGCTTTTATTTCAAGCTGCCTTGGAATTGGTCCTGATGACATATCCGGCTATCCCCTTATATCAGTGTATCTTACTGGAAAAGAACTGAAAAATTTATGTGAACTGGATGCCTCCATATCTCCTATGCTGAGTTATGCTCAACTGTATATGTCAGGCATCAGCTACACCTTTAATCCTAACAGAATGATGCTCAATAGGGTTACAGAAGCTTACCTGCAAAAGCATGACGGAACAAAAGAAAAAATCAATGATAAAAAACTATATAGGGTAGTAAGCGGTTTATATAATGCACAAATGCTCTCTACTGTGGGTGACAGGTCTTTCGGACTTCTGCCCATAATACCTAAAACAAGGGACGGTAAGCCCATTAAGAATTTTAATTCTCGTATTATTTACACTAATTCAGGGGGACATACCACCGAGCTAAAGGAATGGCTGGCAACTGCCAGATATCTACAATCCTTTCCAAAAGTTGAGGGTGTACCCCAAATACCATATTATTATAATACCTTACACGGACGAAAAATTATTGATAACACAAACAGTCTGGGGGCAATTTTGGGTAATCCCAACAGTATAGCAGTAAAGTTATATTTGCTTGTATTTGCAGCAGTTGCTGTTATATCTGCTGCTGTTCTAGGTATAGTCAGGTTTGTACGAAAAAGGAAAAGTAATAAGACAGCCGTATAG
- a CDS encoding DUF2812 domain-containing protein yields the protein MIKIFKWWWAWDYEKIEDWLEEMESKGLRLVETRVKGLYFYFERCQPMKARYCIDYQSKLTPDYVTLVKDDGWELYQIGMGWYILRKQYDEERPDLYTDFESLIAKNKALLAIVLAILVMECVTFGNLIWSTYKDSSKVMLPALCIGGSVMLAFFSFVITSLVMTITKFRKNQ from the coding sequence ATGATAAAGATATTTAAATGGTGGTGGGCCTGGGATTATGAAAAGATAGAAGACTGGCTTGAAGAAATGGAATCAAAAGGTCTGAGACTGGTTGAAACAAGAGTGAAAGGTTTATACTTTTACTTTGAAAGGTGTCAGCCTATGAAAGCCAGATATTGTATTGACTATCAATCTAAGCTTACCCCTGATTATGTTACGCTGGTTAAGGACGACGGATGGGAGCTGTATCAGATTGGAATGGGCTGGTATATATTGAGGAAACAATATGACGAGGAGAGACCTGACCTGTACACTGACTTTGAAAGTCTTATTGCCAAAAATAAGGCATTGCTTGCAATAGTACTGGCTATTTTAGTAATGGAGTGTGTGACATTCGGAAATCTTATATGGAGCACGTATAAGGACAGCAGCAAAGTCATGTTGCCTGCTCTTTGTATAGGTGGTTCCGTAATGTTGGCATTCTTTTCATTTGTAATTACAAGTTTGGTGATGACAATAACTAAATTCAGAAAGAATCAATAA
- a CDS encoding putative ABC exporter domain-containing protein, whose translation MQAIMYLIKKTYLNKIKRSFKSIPSAILTVLGVAGFIFIFIASFRMKKSPLESASSETIVAAIVLFLGVLLYNSFLSRDTGILTMADANFLFTGPFEKRQVLMYLLISVAPASLMIGFFMCFYLPMLMGPALSFGKYLITLVVISLFLGIIFLSYYYIYIIDAENTGFKKKAKKIFWAFLGALAVAFAAVLLNNDFELKITVKRYFESSWYNWVPLFGWTKWAVSSLLTGKILTGFIPSVCLLLAVNAVLCIMLYNVKVDFYEKTLEDSVSLQKIMDDIKTSGKADSHAFSKLKNKPVSVKFKTGAGAIYSKQMLESGKLGIMSSNREILLQLFYVAFGLIFGFKFNFVIAMVGFGALSMSLNDSWHRDFKKPYVFLIPESSFKKLIYSVLPGLIKTMISGGIALAIAAVAYKLSPAAGINYILVFFSFAILFVFAEIFTYRLIGSNSNAVVVTMLRMLFVIVACIPAIVILVVIAIISNGMPNIIETSLCMLAVNVLISILLAYLSKGIFEQSELMD comes from the coding sequence ATGCAGGCAATAATGTATTTAATTAAAAAAACCTATTTAAATAAGATAAAACGTTCATTTAAAAGTATACCCTCTGCCATTCTGACAGTATTGGGTGTGGCAGGATTCATATTTATATTTATTGCTTCTTTCAGGATGAAAAAGTCTCCGCTGGAGAGTGCCTCTTCAGAAACAATTGTTGCGGCAATTGTACTATTCTTGGGAGTATTGCTTTACAATTCATTCCTTTCAAGAGATACGGGAATATTAACAATGGCCGACGCAAACTTCCTTTTTACAGGGCCCTTTGAAAAAAGGCAGGTACTGATGTATCTTTTGATTTCAGTGGCACCTGCTTCGCTGATGATAGGCTTTTTTATGTGTTTTTATCTTCCAATGCTAATGGGCCCGGCCTTGAGTTTTGGTAAGTATCTGATAACTCTTGTTGTTATAAGTTTATTTCTTGGAATCATATTTCTTTCGTATTATTATATTTATATAATTGATGCGGAGAATACAGGTTTTAAAAAGAAAGCAAAAAAGATTTTCTGGGCATTTTTAGGGGCACTTGCAGTTGCTTTTGCAGCTGTGCTGTTAAATAATGATTTTGAATTAAAGATTACGGTAAAAAGGTACTTTGAAAGCTCCTGGTATAACTGGGTACCGCTTTTTGGCTGGACAAAATGGGCTGTAAGTTCACTTCTGACAGGAAAGATATTGACCGGATTTATTCCGTCTGTATGTTTGCTGCTGGCTGTAAATGCTGTGCTTTGTATCATGCTGTACAATGTAAAAGTTGATTTCTATGAAAAAACTTTGGAGGACTCGGTTAGTCTCCAAAAAATAATGGATGATATAAAGACATCGGGTAAGGCAGATTCACATGCATTTTCAAAGCTGAAAAACAAGCCTGTCTCTGTTAAATTTAAAACAGGAGCTGGGGCGATATATTCCAAACAGATGCTGGAAAGTGGAAAACTTGGTATAATGTCCAGTAACAGGGAAATATTGCTCCAATTGTTTTACGTAGCCTTTGGTTTGATTTTTGGGTTTAAATTTAACTTTGTTATTGCAATGGTGGGTTTTGGAGCTTTGTCAATGTCTCTTAATGATTCATGGCACAGAGACTTTAAAAAACCCTATGTTTTTCTGATTCCGGAAAGCTCCTTCAAAAAACTAATCTATTCCGTGTTGCCGGGATTAATTAAAACAATGATAAGCGGCGGAATAGCTTTAGCTATTGCTGCTGTGGCATACAAACTAAGTCCTGCCGCCGGAATTAACTATATACTTGTATTTTTTAGTTTTGCCATACTTTTTGTTTTTGCAGAAATCTTTACATACAGGTTAATTGGATCAAACTCCAATGCGGTAGTAGTTACAATGCTCAGAATGCTGTTTGTAATTGTGGCATGTATACCTGCCATAGTAATATTAGTTGTAATAGCGATTATTTCAAACGGTATGCCCAATATTATAGAAACATCTTTATGTATGCTGGCTGTAAACGTTTTAATTTCCATACTGTTGGCATACCTTAGCAAGGGTATTTTTGAGCAGAGTGAACTTATGGATTAA
- a CDS encoding DUF3842 family protein yields MRIAVIDGQGGGIGKLMIEKLRASFGNEIELLALGTNALAASLMLKAGANEGASGENAISFNASKVDIIIGTIGIVCANSMLGELTPVMAASIAQSQAVKILIPLNRCNILVTGTCDEPLPHHLDDAIAMVGNVIRSDKNVRG; encoded by the coding sequence ATGCGGATTGCAGTTATAGATGGTCAGGGCGGAGGGATAGGCAAACTCATGATTGAAAAGCTCCGGGCTTCATTTGGCAATGAAATTGAACTGCTTGCCCTGGGAACAAATGCACTAGCCGCATCACTAATGCTCAAGGCTGGTGCAAATGAGGGAGCCTCCGGTGAAAATGCAATTTCATTTAATGCATCGAAAGTGGATATAATAATCGGGACAATAGGAATTGTATGTGCAAATTCCATGCTGGGCGAGCTCACACCTGTAATGGCAGCGTCTATTGCACAGAGCCAGGCAGTAAAGATATTAATTCCTTTAAACAGATGCAACATTCTGGTAACCGGGACTTGTGATGAGCCTCTTCCACATCATTTGGACGATGCAATAGCTATGGTTGGTAACGTAATAAGGAGTGATAAAAATGTGCGAGGCTAA